One genomic segment of Deltaproteobacteria bacterium HGW-Deltaproteobacteria-18 includes these proteins:
- a CDS encoding GNAT family N-acetyltransferase has translation MEKHTLRKATIADVKAIHRLLMDCATKRLLLPRSFGELYSHLRDFIVAEDSETGTVVGCCALTITWEALAEVRSLVVADSAQGQGLGRRLVEFCVSDAVTFGVYKVFALTYQVPFFQKLGFLEVSKDILPQKVWADCLKCPQFPECDEVAMMIEL, from the coding sequence ATGGAAAAACATACACTCAGAAAGGCGACAATCGCCGATGTCAAAGCCATTCACCGGCTGCTCATGGATTGCGCCACCAAGAGGCTGCTTCTGCCCCGGTCTTTCGGAGAACTCTATTCCCACCTGCGGGATTTTATCGTGGCCGAGGACTCGGAAACCGGTACGGTGGTCGGCTGCTGCGCCTTGACCATCACGTGGGAGGCTTTGGCCGAAGTCCGTTCGCTGGTGGTTGCCGACAGCGCTCAGGGCCAGGGTCTGGGGCGCCGACTGGTGGAATTTTGCGTCAGCGATGCCGTGACCTTTGGTGTTTACAAGGTGTTCGCCTTGACCTATCAGGTGCCCTTTTTTCAGAAGCTGGGTTTTTTGGAAGTGAGCAAGGATATTCTGCCGCAGAAGGTCTGGGCCGACTGTCTCAAATGTCCCCAGTTTCCCGAATGCGACGAAGTGGCCATGATGATTGAATTATAA
- a CDS encoding methionine synthase: MRDFRQALKGGNVLIFDGGMGSLLQRRGLKAGQSPEEFGMARPDVVAAIHAEYARSGANVVTTNTFGATRYKLPHGMDVFEVNESMTRAARQAVGGAVFVAGSVGPTGKMIEPLGDISFRGLVDVFKEQIRGLAAGGADLILGETHFDLAEARAVVVAAREVCDLPVGISMTFEGGVSLTGTTPEVFVQTMENMGVDLVASNCSAGPEQLIEIARAMLRVSRTPVLIEPNAGLPELVDGATVFRLPPDPFAATVSTLVEVGVSCLGGCCGTTPEHIQALNALCAGKTVSRPEIFNPPCLVVTSRSQAVEFGFDRPCRIIGERINPTGKAELTAELQRLETRRLMTYAEEQVARGADLLDVNVGAPMVEEARMLPLAVQALTSAHAIPLCLDSSDVSAIRAGLEAYPGSALINSISGEEERMDILGPLCRDYGAPFILLPLKGRKLPVTATERLAIIEELLVKAESLRIPRRLILVDALALTVSSKPEAAKACLDVIRHCRERWGLGSTMGLSNISFGLPARDLINSTFLAMAMGVGMTSFIANPNAVRIRENLAAAEVLLGRDSQAAGFIASYAGWNPGSPVTATVSGPADEDGSPVALAVIKGQKDRIVDLLQERIAGGEDPFVLVDGEMIPAIAKVGEKYEKKEYFLPQLLLCAETMQIGFESIKHLLVREGQEVKATIVMATVEGDIHDIGKNIVCLMLRNFGYTVIDLGKDVAAADIVAAAVTHKASVIGLSALMTTTMVRMEDTVRLVREQALPCRVMVGGAVVSQSYADLIGADGYADDAVAAVRVATRLCAEVRSA; encoded by the coding sequence ATGCGCGATTTTCGCCAGGCACTCAAGGGCGGAAACGTTCTTATCTTTGACGGGGGCATGGGCAGCCTGCTCCAGCGTCGCGGCCTCAAGGCCGGACAGTCCCCCGAGGAATTCGGGATGGCGCGGCCGGATGTTGTCGCGGCGATCCATGCCGAATACGCCCGTTCCGGGGCGAATGTGGTCACCACCAACACGTTTGGCGCGACCCGTTACAAGCTCCCGCACGGTATGGACGTGTTCGAGGTCAATGAAAGCATGACCCGCGCCGCGCGTCAAGCCGTGGGTGGCGCGGTTTTTGTGGCCGGCAGCGTCGGGCCTACGGGCAAGATGATCGAGCCTCTGGGGGACATCTCCTTCCGCGGGCTGGTGGACGTCTTCAAGGAGCAGATTCGCGGCCTGGCGGCAGGCGGTGCGGACCTGATCCTGGGTGAGACCCACTTCGATCTGGCCGAGGCCAGGGCGGTGGTCGTGGCCGCGCGCGAAGTCTGTGATCTGCCTGTGGGCATCAGCATGACCTTCGAGGGCGGAGTCAGCCTGACCGGAACCACCCCGGAAGTCTTTGTCCAGACCATGGAAAACATGGGCGTGGACCTTGTCGCCTCCAATTGCAGCGCAGGGCCCGAGCAGCTGATCGAGATCGCCAGGGCCATGCTGCGCGTAAGCCGGACTCCGGTCCTCATCGAGCCCAACGCGGGTTTGCCCGAACTGGTTGACGGGGCCACGGTTTTTCGCCTGCCCCCGGACCCTTTTGCCGCTACGGTTTCTACTCTTGTGGAAGTTGGGGTCTCCTGTCTTGGCGGTTGTTGCGGCACGACTCCGGAGCACATCCAGGCCCTGAACGCGCTTTGCGCAGGCAAGACAGTGTCGCGTCCCGAGATTTTCAATCCCCCCTGTCTTGTAGTCACGTCCCGTTCCCAGGCGGTGGAGTTCGGGTTTGATCGACCCTGTCGCATCATCGGAGAGCGGATCAACCCCACGGGCAAGGCCGAACTCACGGCCGAGCTGCAGCGTCTTGAGACCCGCCGTCTCATGACCTACGCGGAGGAGCAGGTCGCGCGCGGAGCCGATCTTCTGGATGTCAACGTGGGCGCGCCCATGGTCGAAGAGGCGCGCATGCTGCCCCTGGCCGTCCAGGCCCTGACCAGCGCCCACGCCATCCCCCTGTGCCTGGACTCCAGCGATGTCTCGGCGATCCGGGCGGGCCTTGAGGCTTACCCCGGCTCGGCGCTGATCAATTCCATCAGCGGCGAGGAAGAGCGGATGGATATCCTGGGGCCGCTGTGTCGCGACTATGGCGCGCCGTTCATCCTGCTGCCGCTTAAAGGGCGCAAGCTTCCCGTCACGGCAACCGAGCGGCTGGCCATCATCGAGGAACTTCTGGTCAAGGCCGAAAGCCTGCGCATCCCGAGGCGTCTCATCCTGGTCGACGCCCTGGCCCTGACCGTGTCATCCAAGCCCGAGGCGGCCAAGGCATGCCTGGATGTCATCCGGCACTGCCGGGAGCGCTGGGGACTGGGCTCGACCATGGGGCTGTCCAACATCTCTTTTGGTCTGCCGGCCCGGGACCTGATCAATTCGACCTTCCTGGCCATGGCCATGGGCGTCGGCATGACTTCCTTCATCGCCAACCCCAACGCGGTACGCATCCGCGAGAATCTGGCGGCGGCGGAAGTGCTCCTTGGCCGGGACAGCCAGGCCGCGGGCTTCATCGCCTCCTATGCCGGGTGGAATCCGGGAAGTCCCGTGACCGCGACCGTTTCCGGACCGGCCGACGAGGACGGCAGCCCCGTGGCGCTGGCGGTGATAAAAGGCCAGAAGGATCGCATCGTCGACCTCCTTCAGGAGCGCATCGCGGGCGGCGAGGACCCTTTTGTCCTTGTCGACGGCGAGATGATTCCGGCCATTGCCAAGGTGGGTGAAAAGTACGAGAAGAAAGAGTATTTTTTGCCGCAGCTCCTGCTTTGCGCCGAAACCATGCAGATCGGCTTCGAGTCCATCAAGCACCTGCTCGTGCGGGAGGGGCAGGAGGTCAAGGCCACCATCGTCATGGCCACGGTTGAGGGCGACATTCATGACATCGGCAAGAATATCGTCTGCCTGATGCTCAGGAATTTCGGCTACACCGTCATTGATCTCGGCAAGGACGTGGCTGCCGCGGACATTGTCGCGGCGGCCGTGACGCACAAGGCCTCGGTCATCGGGCTGTCCGCGCTCATGACCACGACCATGGTCCGCATGGAGGATACCGTGCGCCTGGTTCGGGAGCAGGCTCTTCCCTGCCGGGTCATGGTCGGCGGTGCTGTGGTCAGTCAGTCCTATGCGGATCTGATCGGCGCCGACGGCTATGCCGACGACGCTGTGGCGGCGGTGCGGGTAGCCACCCGGCTCTGCGCCGAGGTCCGTTCGGCCTGA
- a CDS encoding RNA polymerase subunit sigma-70, with protein sequence MPKNHLQLRTIMNPNKRPENNALDEELETPLSEDTDEFDVDVIDDSDDEADTAEIDEIAPLVLATVPRREVATLDPLHIYLQEIKKFKPLEQDEEFDLARRYRDEKEEQAAFILITSNLRLVVKIAMDFQRRWMKNVLDLIQEGNVGLMKAVQKFDPDKGIKFSYYASFWIKAYILKFIMDNWRMVKIGTTQAQRKLFYNLGKERQRLQAQGFDPSTSTLSKNLQVSEADIVEMGQRLGQHDVSLDMKIGDDSSFTPMDFIPALEAGIEEQMAADEISVLIHDNIDAIRDGLNEKELDILEQRLLADSPITLREIGDKYGITRERVRQIEARLLQKIKAQMSSTIQDFSAEWIEHEE encoded by the coding sequence ATGCCCAAGAACCACCTCCAGCTACGCACCATCATGAATCCCAATAAGCGACCCGAAAACAATGCTCTGGATGAAGAGCTCGAAACGCCCTTATCAGAGGACACCGATGAATTCGATGTCGATGTCATCGACGATTCCGACGACGAGGCTGATACTGCCGAGATCGACGAAATAGCCCCGCTGGTCCTGGCCACCGTGCCCCGACGCGAAGTCGCGACCCTGGACCCGCTGCACATCTACCTTCAGGAAATAAAGAAATTCAAGCCGCTGGAGCAGGACGAGGAATTCGATCTGGCCAGACGCTACCGGGACGAAAAGGAGGAGCAGGCAGCCTTCATCCTCATCACTTCCAACTTGCGACTGGTGGTCAAGATCGCCATGGATTTTCAGCGGCGCTGGATGAAGAACGTGCTCGATCTGATCCAGGAGGGCAACGTGGGCCTCATGAAGGCGGTCCAGAAATTCGACCCGGACAAGGGCATCAAGTTTTCCTATTATGCCTCGTTCTGGATCAAGGCCTACATCCTGAAATTCATCATGGACAACTGGCGCATGGTCAAGATCGGAACCACCCAGGCCCAGCGCAAGCTCTTCTACAACCTGGGCAAGGAGCGCCAGCGTCTGCAGGCCCAGGGTTTCGACCCCAGCACATCGACCCTCTCCAAAAACCTGCAGGTTTCCGAAGCCGACATCGTGGAAATGGGTCAGCGCCTGGGTCAGCACGACGTGTCCCTGGACATGAAGATCGGGGACGACTCGAGCTTCACGCCCATGGACTTCATTCCGGCCCTTGAGGCCGGAATCGAGGAACAGATGGCCGCCGACGAGATCAGCGTGCTCATCCATGACAATATTGATGCCATACGGGACGGCCTGAATGAAAAGGAGCTCGACATCCTTGAGCAGCGCCTCCTGGCCGACTCGCCCATCACCCTGCGCGAGATCGGCGACAAGTACGGGATCACCCGCGAGCGGGTACGCCAGATCGAAGCCCGTCTCCTGCAAAAAATAAAGGCCCAGATGTCGAGCACCATCCAAGATTTCTCCGCAGAGTGGATTGAACATGAAGAATGA
- the rpiB gene encoding ribose 5-phosphate isomerase B: MRTIVFGSDHAGFGLKNILMEHFAGRFKTIDVGTHSLDSCDYPNIAGKLATEVLALDATGILICGSGIGVSITANRFEGIRAALCANEYMARMSRMHNDANVLCMGERIIGVDLAKAIADAFLGTEFEGGRHQRRVDLIDRQTPSHQQS, from the coding sequence ATGCGCACCATCGTCTTCGGCTCCGACCACGCGGGTTTCGGACTCAAGAACATTCTCATGGAGCACTTTGCCGGGCGTTTCAAAACCATCGATGTCGGTACCCACTCCCTGGATAGCTGCGACTACCCTAACATCGCGGGCAAACTGGCCACCGAAGTGCTGGCACTTGACGCCACGGGCATCCTCATCTGCGGCTCCGGCATCGGCGTGTCCATCACCGCCAACCGCTTCGAGGGCATCCGTGCCGCCCTGTGCGCCAACGAATACATGGCCCGCATGAGCCGCATGCACAACGACGCCAATGTGCTGTGCATGGGCGAACGCATCATTGGAGTCGATCTGGCCAAGGCCATCGCCGACGCGTTCCTCGGCACCGAGTTCGAGGGAGGACGCCACCAGCGCCGCGTGGACCTGATCGATCGGCAGACCCCCTCGCATCAACAATCATAA
- the tkt gene encoding transketolase, which translates to MTTNASPIDTKAVNVIKGLIMDTVRASNSGHPGGAMSSADFAYVLFKEFLNFDPKDPKWFNRDRFVLSAGHESALLYALLTLRGSLSVDDLKAFRQFGSKTPGHPEHDMTDGVEATTGPLGQGFAMAGGMAVAEAFLRDYLDAESAGHFTYALVSDGDVQEPICLGSAALFGHWGLGRLIVYYDSNKIQLAGPTCRADTIDHKALFESMHWQVIEIDGHDHEQIRKAIVAGQAETAKPTLIIGHTTMAKGCATLEGSESTHGSPLPVEEITATKAKLKLPDESFHLPEDVLSHFRARFASLGAARNEWDGLIADRLSNPDFAAKWENATTPVCQRNLTWPDFESGTSVATRKAFGACLGAMMEQLPTLMGGSADLDPSNQTVKFREFAGIFNAVSNAKGRNLCFGVREFPMGAILNGLALHGGIVPFGATFLVFSDYERNAIRMSALQHLPVLHVFTHDSFFVGEDGPTHQPIEHVSSLRLIPNLLVLRPADARESAACMAVALKQKSRPSVLIFTRQGLPVLELPTQLEEHVSKGAYVIRDPQGTAPEMLILASGSEVHLAVEAAEACPELKIRVVSVPSMELFDEQSAQYRESVMPRSITRRVAIEAGRSDLWYKYVGLDGKVWGINHFGASAPAGVLKEEYGFTTANLIKFIKE; encoded by the coding sequence ATGACCACCAACGCTTCCCCGATAGATACCAAAGCCGTCAACGTCATCAAGGGCCTGATCATGGACACGGTCCGGGCCTCCAACTCCGGCCATCCCGGCGGCGCCATGTCCTCGGCAGACTTTGCCTACGTACTGTTCAAGGAATTCCTCAATTTCGATCCCAAGGATCCCAAATGGTTCAACCGCGACCGCTTCGTGCTGTCCGCGGGTCATGAATCCGCTCTGCTTTACGCCCTGCTTACCTTGCGGGGCAGTCTGAGCGTCGATGATCTCAAGGCCTTCCGCCAGTTCGGCAGCAAGACTCCCGGGCACCCCGAACACGACATGACCGACGGCGTCGAGGCCACCACCGGACCGCTGGGCCAGGGTTTCGCCATGGCCGGCGGCATGGCCGTGGCCGAAGCATTTCTGCGCGACTACCTGGATGCCGAGAGTGCAGGGCATTTCACCTATGCGCTGGTCTCCGACGGCGACGTCCAGGAACCCATCTGCCTCGGCAGCGCCGCCCTTTTCGGCCATTGGGGACTGGGCAGGCTCATCGTCTACTATGACAGCAACAAGATCCAGCTGGCCGGACCGACATGCCGGGCGGACACCATCGACCACAAGGCTCTTTTCGAGAGCATGCACTGGCAGGTCATCGAGATCGACGGCCACGACCACGAGCAGATCCGCAAAGCCATCGTCGCAGGCCAGGCCGAGACGGCAAAGCCGACCCTGATCATCGGCCACACGACCATGGCCAAGGGCTGCGCCACTCTGGAGGGAAGCGAATCCACCCACGGTTCCCCGTTGCCCGTGGAGGAAATCACGGCCACCAAGGCAAAACTCAAACTGCCCGATGAGAGTTTTCATCTTCCCGAAGACGTACTCTCACACTTCCGCGCACGCTTCGCATCCCTGGGTGCGGCCCGCAATGAATGGGACGGACTGATCGCTGACCGGCTTTCGAACCCCGACTTCGCGGCCAAATGGGAAAACGCGACCACTCCGGTCTGCCAGCGCAACCTGACCTGGCCGGACTTCGAATCCGGAACCAGTGTGGCCACTCGCAAAGCCTTTGGCGCTTGCCTTGGCGCCATGATGGAACAACTGCCCACGCTCATGGGCGGTTCGGCCGATCTTGATCCTTCCAACCAGACCGTCAAATTCCGCGAGTTCGCAGGAATTTTCAACGCCGTCAGCAACGCAAAAGGTCGCAACCTCTGCTTCGGCGTGCGCGAATTCCCCATGGGCGCGATCCTGAACGGCTTGGCCCTGCACGGCGGCATCGTTCCCTTCGGTGCGACCTTCCTCGTCTTCTCCGATTACGAGAGAAACGCCATCCGCATGTCCGCGCTGCAGCACCTGCCGGTCCTGCATGTCTTCACCCACGATTCCTTTTTCGTCGGCGAAGACGGACCTACCCATCAGCCCATCGAGCATGTCAGCTCCCTGCGTCTGATCCCGAACCTTCTGGTCCTGCGCCCGGCCGACGCACGCGAAAGCGCGGCCTGCATGGCGGTGGCCCTGAAACAGAAGTCACGACCCTCCGTCCTGATCTTCACCCGCCAGGGCCTGCCCGTACTCGAGCTGCCGACACAGCTGGAAGAACATGTGAGCAAGGGTGCATACGTGATCCGCGATCCCCAAGGAACAGCCCCCGAGATGCTGATTCTGGCCTCCGGCTCGGAAGTGCATCTGGCCGTGGAAGCCGCCGAGGCTTGTCCAGAGCTGAAAATCCGCGTCGTTTCCGTTCCGAGCATGGAACTTTTCGACGAGCAAAGCGCCCAGTACCGCGAATCCGTCATGCCCCGCTCCATCACCCGCCGCGTAGCCATCGAGGCCGGTCGCTCGGACCTGTGGTACAAATACGTCGGACTGGACGGCAAGGTGTGGGGCATCAACCATTTCGGCGCTTCGGCCCCGGCCGGCGTGCTGAAGGAAGAGTACGGATTCACCACCGCCAACCTCATCAAGTTCATCAAGGAATAG
- the glpX gene encoding fructose-bisphosphatase class II, with product MEAPQRNLAMDLVRVTEAAALASARWLGKGAKNEGDGAAVDAMRLSFNTLDIDGRIVIGEGEKDEAPMLYNGEHIGTGRGAAVDVAVDPVEGTNLLAYGRPNAIAVVGLAPAGTMFNPGPSYYMKKLVVPAPAKGVVDMNAPVAHNLEATAKALGKKVEDLVIFVLDKPRHKDLIAQIRTAGARIQLHTDGDVAGALMAVDPSSNVDMMFGTGGTPEGVLAACAIKALGGEILAQFDPQSESERKNVLDFGLDLNQVLTTDTLIRDDNVFFAATGISGGTFLGGVSYTGTGATTHSLVLRGKTGTIRRITSTHQWDKLMRFSAIKY from the coding sequence ATGGAAGCCCCGCAACGAAATCTGGCCATGGACCTGGTCCGGGTCACTGAAGCCGCGGCCCTGGCCTCGGCCCGCTGGCTCGGCAAGGGCGCCAAGAACGAAGGCGACGGAGCAGCCGTGGACGCCATGCGGCTGTCCTTCAACACGCTGGATATCGACGGCCGCATCGTCATCGGTGAGGGCGAGAAGGATGAAGCACCCATGCTCTACAACGGCGAGCATATCGGCACAGGCCGGGGTGCAGCCGTGGATGTTGCCGTCGATCCTGTCGAAGGCACCAACCTGCTGGCTTACGGGCGGCCCAATGCCATCGCCGTGGTCGGACTGGCCCCGGCCGGGACCATGTTCAATCCTGGCCCGAGCTACTACATGAAAAAACTTGTGGTCCCGGCCCCGGCCAAGGGCGTTGTCGACATGAACGCCCCCGTGGCCCACAATCTTGAGGCCACTGCCAAGGCTCTGGGCAAAAAGGTTGAGGATCTGGTCATCTTCGTTCTGGACAAGCCGCGCCACAAGGATCTCATTGCCCAGATCCGCACCGCCGGGGCGCGCATCCAGCTGCACACCGATGGCGACGTGGCCGGAGCACTCATGGCCGTCGACCCATCCTCCAACGTGGACATGATGTTCGGCACCGGCGGCACCCCTGAAGGCGTTTTGGCGGCCTGCGCCATCAAGGCCCTTGGCGGCGAGATTCTGGCCCAATTCGATCCCCAGTCCGAATCCGAACGCAAGAACGTGCTCGACTTCGGACTGGACCTGAACCAGGTGCTGACCACTGACACGCTCATCCGCGACGACAACGTCTTCTTCGCGGCCACGGGCATTTCGGGCGGCACGTTCCTGGGCGGCGTTTCCTACACCGGCACGGGAGCCACCACCCACTCGCTGGTCCTGCGTGGCAAGACCGGCACCATCCGCCGCATCACCTCCACCCACCAGTGGGACAAGCTGATGCGCTTCTCGGCCATCAAGTACTAG
- a CDS encoding YeeE/YedE family protein, protein MSTEQILGLVTGILFGFLLQKGRVLRFEKQVGAMLLKDMTILKFMLSAIMVGMVGIAAMSGAGMITLSHKAMNVGAVLVGGGLFGAGWAVVGYCPGTSVGALGEGRWHAIFAIIGMLAGAAIYAELYPFFQRTVLSWADYGKIGLPETLGVSPWVVIIVFVCVVLGLFRWFESRGL, encoded by the coding sequence ATGAGCACGGAACAAATTCTGGGACTGGTCACCGGCATCCTTTTCGGCTTTCTGTTGCAGAAAGGCCGGGTATTGCGCTTCGAGAAACAGGTCGGTGCCATGCTGCTCAAAGACATGACCATCCTCAAGTTCATGCTCTCGGCCATCATGGTGGGCATGGTCGGCATTGCCGCAATGTCTGGAGCCGGCATGATCACCCTGAGCCATAAGGCCATGAACGTGGGCGCCGTTCTTGTGGGTGGCGGCCTGTTTGGGGCGGGGTGGGCGGTCGTGGGCTACTGTCCGGGAACCTCCGTTGGAGCTCTGGGCGAAGGGCGCTGGCACGCAATCTTCGCCATCATCGGCATGTTGGCGGGTGCGGCAATCTATGCAGAACTGTATCCTTTTTTTCAGCGCACGGTTCTGTCCTGGGCCGATTACGGCAAGATCGGATTGCCCGAGACCCTGGGCGTGTCGCCCTGGGTTGTGATCATCGTGTTTGTCTGTGTTGTGTTGGGATTATTTAGGTGGTTTGAGAGCAGGGGGCTTTAG
- a CDS encoding YeeE/YedE family protein, with translation MKPKRKDSGGWSPYLAGALVGVLAIVSAYASTAWLGKTNYLGASTTFVRGVGVIEKQVIPEHVQANEYFTKQKVKVDWQFMLVLGIFAGALIASSTDKSFKLESVPPTWEKHFGPSVGKRAVWAFLGGIVAMIGARMASGCPSGHGLSGMMQLSVSAFVALGMFFGVGVIVASIVYKRRSR, from the coding sequence ATGAAACCCAAAAGAAAGGATTCCGGCGGATGGAGTCCATATCTGGCCGGAGCATTGGTTGGCGTGCTGGCCATTGTATCAGCCTATGCCTCGACGGCCTGGCTCGGAAAAACAAATTATCTGGGTGCCTCGACCACCTTTGTGCGCGGCGTGGGCGTCATTGAAAAGCAGGTCATTCCCGAGCACGTGCAGGCCAATGAATATTTCACCAAGCAAAAGGTGAAGGTCGACTGGCAGTTCATGCTGGTGCTTGGCATCTTCGCCGGAGCACTTATCGCTTCGAGCACGGACAAGAGCTTCAAGCTCGAAAGCGTTCCTCCGACCTGGGAAAAACATTTCGGGCCATCCGTCGGCAAGCGAGCCGTCTGGGCTTTCCTGGGCGGGATCGTGGCCATGATCGGTGCCCGGATGGCGAGTGGCTGCCCCAGTGGGCACGGTCTCAGCGGAATGATGCAGCTTTCCGTCAGCGCTTTTGTGGCACTGGGCATGTTTTTTGGTGTGGGCGTAATAGTGGCTTCGATCGTTTACAAGAGGAGGTCACGATGA